Within Actinomycetes bacterium, the genomic segment GCGAGGCGTGATGGACTAACGGGAGTCGATCGCCAGGTGCCGGCGGGGAAGGGCCGAGAATGGACCATGTGAACGTGCCCCACGTGGTCCAGCCCTACGCCGATCAGGTAGCGGCGGTAACCGACGCCGTCTGCCGGGAGCACTTGGATGTGGAGTACGCCGACCTGTGTCGCGCAGTCGTCGGCAAGCTCGGCCGGAAGCGACCCTCGCCGCTGACTCGCGGCGACCTGAGGATCTGGGCCGCGGGGGTCGTCTATGCCGTCGGCCAGCTCAACTTCCTGTTCGACCCCGCCCAAACACCGCACGCGACCGCCGACCAGCTCAGCGAGTGGCTGGGCGTGAAGAAGACCACGATGGCGAACAAAGCCCGGTTGATCCGCGACACCCTGAAGCTGAGCCACTTCGACGCCCAGTTCATGCGCCGTGACCTTCTTGAGGCCAGCCCATTGACCTGGCTACTGGAGGTCGACGGGATTGTGGTCGACATCCGCCGGGCGCCCCTGCACCTTCAGGTCCAGGCGTTCGAGCTCGGGCTGATTCCCTACGTCCCGGGGTCCGCCGATGACAGACCATGAAGAAGTGCAGCGCCTCGTCGCGGTGATCACCGTGGACGCCGACACCCTCGCCGAGCAGGTAACGGCCTTCTACGAGACGTTCACCGAAGAGGTCCCGCTCCCCACCACCGCCACCGTGGTCGGCGCAACCATTCACGTCGTGGGTATTGACATCGCTGAGCATGGCGAGGAACTCATCGCACGCTGCCACCGTGCGGATGTCGTGCAGGACCTGCGACTTTCGGAGCTGGTGTTCGCTCCCGACGCCGCAGCTGGATGGATTCACGCGGCCTACCGCCGCTGCCTTGGCTTGGTGCCGCACCCGGCCGCCGTACCAGGAGGATGGAGGCCGTCCTGGTTGTGAGCGGCGGATCGCCTATCCCGGCCGACGCGGCCGCGTCATATCGACGCCTGCGGACTCAGGGCGTCAACCTGAGTCTGAGCGTCACGGGGTCCGCTGCCGGGGTCACCGGGCTCTCTGTTCGCGTGGGAGAACGGCTACGGGTGTGCCGAGCAGATCCCCAACACTCTGACGTCCGCACCGTACGAACACGAGTTCGCTGGGGCCTTCGAGCGCGTCGCGGACACCCGGCGGGTGCGGGTTGGACCACCCAGTGGCAGGTGATGGCTGGCGGGCGGCTCGGCTGGTTCACTGGGTGGGTGAGCGAGCTGCAACCTGTACCCACGGACCCTTCCGCGCTCAAGGACTGGGTCGCGAACCTGAGCAAGGACGAGCTCATGGCGCTGACACAGCAGGTGGCTAGCGGCGCGTTGACCGGCCACCTCGGGCGGCTCGGGGAGCTTGGCCAACGCAACCGCGAGATCGACCTCGCGCCACCCCCGGAGGAGCCGAGCCTGCTCACGCTGACCATCGAGCTGCGAGGCTCCAAGCCCAGGACCTGGCGGCGTCTGTCGCTACCGGGCGATCTCACGCTGGACGTGGTGCACAGGCTGTTCCAGGCCGCGATGGGCTGGTCCGATTCGCATCTGCACCGCTTCCAGCCCGGCGCCGGGCAGAGCTACCACCAGCCGTATTTCGTCACGGAGTTCGATGAGGACGAAGGAGACGAGGGCACTCGCGAGGACTGCGTCCGGCTGGATCAGGTTCTCCGCAGGCCGGGGGATCGGTTGACTTACCTGTACGACTTCGGTGACGGCTGGGAGCACCGGGTCACCCTGGAGTCGCTTGCCCCCCTAACGTCCGGCAACCGTGAGCCGGTGTGCCTAGGTGGCGCGAGAGGCTGCCCGCCCGAGGATGTCGGCGGGATCCACGCACACCACGCGGTCGCTGCGTGGCTTCGTGCGGGGGCCCCCGCCGATGAGGTGCCCGAACCGTTCGAGGACGCGGACCACGCTTACGAGTGGCTCCCGGTCGGCTACGACCCCGACGCGTTCGACACCGCCGAGGCGACCACGGCGATGCGGATGTGGGTCCGTGGCGAGCACCTGCCCTGGCACGGCGTTCCCGAGCCGCTGGCCGATCTCGTGCAGCGTCTGCGCGGCGAGGGGTGGTTGGTCGCG encodes:
- a CDS encoding DUF6398 domain-containing protein, giving the protein MPHVVQPYADQVAAVTDAVCREHLDVEYADLCRAVVGKLGRKRPSPLTRGDLRIWAAGVVYAVGQLNFLFDPAQTPHATADQLSEWLGVKKTTMANKARLIRDTLKLSHFDAQFMRRDLLEASPLTWLLEVDGIVVDIRRAPLHLQVQAFELGLIPYVPGSADDRP
- a CDS encoding plasmid pRiA4b ORF-3 family protein, with protein sequence MSELQPVPTDPSALKDWVANLSKDELMALTQQVASGALTGHLGRLGELGQRNREIDLAPPPEEPSLLTLTIELRGSKPRTWRRLSLPGDLTLDVVHRLFQAAMGWSDSHLHRFQPGAGQSYHQPYFVTEFDEDEGDEGTREDCVRLDQVLRRPGDRLTYLYDFGDGWEHRVTLESLAPLTSGNREPVCLGGARGCPPEDVGGIHAHHAVAAWLRAGAPADEVPEPFEDADHAYEWLPVGYDPDAFDTAEATTAMRMWVRGEHLPWHGVPEPLADLVQRLRGEGWLVANAWLTALNPRLAVDLHEEDVRRAARPWRAVLDAVGAGTRLTAAGYLSPVVVEQIARGAGVTDWWIGKANREDLTWPVAALRENAQEVGLLRKAKGTLAPTARARAVADRPRELVASVLERLPLGKGFEAQAGWFLLLGLAAGESGGTLDTGMAQMLTDLGWRTHSSSGLSASDARRGARSTLDALESMAGGHRAIDTALVTRLARATLLGVINTP